One window of the Hyperolius riggenbachi isolate aHypRig1 chromosome 5, aHypRig1.pri, whole genome shotgun sequence genome contains the following:
- the LOC137519417 gene encoding zinc finger BED domain-containing protein 5-like, whose amino-acid sequence MEEGDSRPGPSTESTDQASDDEAAVHCENKDSKKVRLYNESYLSLGFTWIGDPTCPVPWCIVCGKKLANAAMVPAKLKRHFTTHHSHLTSKTTAYFKRLLQSQSKQSQAFVKKVTVSEKAQEASYLVAELLAQKRKSHTIAENVIMPACKIIVSKMLGEDAAREIEKVPLSDSTISRRIDDMSRDAEEVLSSQLKTSSFAMQVDESTDITSKCHIMSFVRFVNDGEIQENFFCCKELPETSKGQDIFNILTSYLEEKGLSWTNCVGICTDGAPSMVGSMRGFASLVRKENLSVVTTHCFLHREVLVSKSLGEEMKKVLDDVTKMVNFIKQRPLHSRMFKKLCEDMDKEHVNLLLHTEIRWLSRGRVLNRVFELKSELQEYFQQISNAHFSGCFEDGEWLQKLAYLADIFQHLNHLNKSLQGPRENILTSSDKILGFQRKLSLWKNHVANGNLKMFPLLSGLESEEGYHQVSNLIEKHLEDLQNKMEHYFPSLSTQQYDWVRDPFSEECAHPVNFSLREEEEFCELRCDRTLKLRFTELPLDKFWISIKEEYPEIHTKAVNILLQFSTSYMCEQAFSCLTCIKSKARNRLLSVEDEMRVCISKVRPRIDALCKNKQAQVSH is encoded by the coding sequence ATGGAGGAAGGTGACAGTAGGCCTGGGCCTAGTACAGAAAGCACTGATCAGGCTTCTGATGATGAAGCAGCAGTACACTGTGAAAACAAGGACAGCAAAAAAGTCCGTCTTTATAATGAAAGCTACCTATCACTAGGATTTACTTGGATTGGTGATCCAACCTGCCCTGTTCCATGGTGCATAGTCTGTGGCAAAAAACTTGCCAATGCTGCAATGGTTCCAGCAAAACTGAAGAGGCACTTTACTACCCATCATAGCCATTTGACAAGCAAAACTACAGCATATTTTAAACGGCTATTGCAGTCTCAAAGCAAGCAGAGTCAAGCCTTTGTTAAGAAAGTCACAGTGAGTGAAAAGGCGCAGGAAGCAAGTTACTTGGTGGCAGAGCTTCTTGCCCAGAAAAGAAAAAGTCACACCATTGCAGAGAATGTCATTATGCCAGCATGTAAAATTATAGTGAGCAAAATGCTTGGTGAAGATGCTGCACGAGAAATTGAAAAGGTTCCACTGTCAGACAGCACGATAAGTCGGCGCATCGATGACATGTCACGTGATGCTGAGGAAGTGCTGTCTAGTCAGCTGAAAACTAGCAGCTTTGCTATGCAGGTGGATGAATCCACAGATATCACCAGTAAGTGCCATATTATGTCATTTGTAAGGTTTGTAAATGATGGAGAAATTCaagaaaactttttctgctgcaaAGAGCTGCCTGAAACGAGTAAAGGCCAAGATATATTTAATATTTTAACTTCTTATCTAGAAGAAAAAGGTCTGTCTTGGACAAACTGTGTTGGAATATGTACAGACGGCGCACCATCAATGGTTGGCTCAATGAGAGGGTTTGCTTCACTTGTCAGGAAGGAAAATCTGAGTGTTGTCACAACACACTGCTTTCTTCACAGGGAGGTCCTGGTGTCAAAATCTCTTGGAGAAGAAATGAAAAAAGTACTGGATGATGTCACAAAAATGGTTAACTTTATAAAACAAAGACCACTTCATTCAAGAATGTTTAAAAAACTGTGTGAAGACATGGACAAAGAACATGTAAATCTCCTGCTTCATACTGAAATAAGGTGGCTAAGCAGAGGAAGAGTTCTCAACCGGGTATTTGAGCTTAAAAGTGAATTGCAAGAATACTTTCAGCAAATTAGCAACGCACATTTTTCTGGGTGTTTTGAGGATGGAGAGTGGCTTCAAAAACTGGCCTACTTGGCAGACATTTTTCAGCACCTGAACCACTTGAATAAGTCCCTTCAAGGGCCAAGGGAAAACATTCTGACTTCAAGTGACAAAATTCTTGGGTTTCAAAGGAAACTGAGTCTTTGGAAAAATCATGTTGCTAATGGAAATCTGAAAATGTTTCCACTGCTGAGTGGACTTGAAAGTGAAGAAGGATATCATCAAGTTTCTAATCTTATTGAAAAACATCTGGAAGACTTGCAGAACAAAATGGAACATTACTTTCCTTCACTCTCAACACAACAGTATGACTGGGTGAGAGACCCCTTTTCTGAAGAGTGTGCTCATCCTGTGAACTTTTCTTTGAGAGAAGAGGAGGAATTTTGTGAGTTACGATGTGATCGTACGCTAAAATTGAGATTCACTGAGCTGCCACTAGACAAGTTCTGGATTTCTATAAAAGAGGAGTATCCTGAAATTCATACAAAGGCAGTGAACATTTTGCTTCAATTCTCAACATCTTACATGTGTGAGCAAGCTTTCTCCTGTCTGACATGCATCAAAAGTAAGGCCAGAAATAGACTTCTTTCCGTTGAAGATGAAATGCGTGTTTGCATATCCAAGGTTCGACCACGAATTGATGCTTTGTGCAAGAACAAGCAAGCACAGGTTTCACACTAG